From a single Silene latifolia isolate original U9 population chromosome 6, ASM4854445v1, whole genome shotgun sequence genomic region:
- the LOC141587142 gene encoding alpha,alpha-trehalose-phosphate synthase [UDP-forming] 5-like — MVSRSYSNLLDLASGQFPTFSRGEKKFPRVKTVPGILSELDDETSNSVSSDAPSSVAQERIIIVGNQLPVKVHRKTDCDSGGWYFSWDEDSLLLQLKDGLAEDVEVVYVGGLKEQIEPSEQDKVAHTLYETFKCVPAFFPPELFTKFYHGFCKQQLWPLFHYMLPLSPELGGRFDRSLWQAYVSVNKIFADKVMEVISPEDDYVWVHDYHLMVLPTFLRKRCNKAKLGFFLHSPFPSSEIYRTLPVRDEILRALLNSDLIGFHTFDYARHFLSCCSRMLGLSYQSKRGYIGLEYYGRTVSIKILPVGIHMGQLRSVMNLSETQTRVTELREKFKGQTVMLGVDDMDIFKGISLKLLAMEQLLIQHPDKRGRVVLVQIANPARGRGKDVEEVQSETNATVKRINATFGRGGYEPVILIDNPLEFFERIAYYVIAECCLVTAVRDGMNLIPYEYVISRQGNENLNQALGLDSTLPKKSMLVVSEFIGCSPSLSGAVRVNPWNIDSVAEAMDSALTVADSEKQLRHEKHHRYVSTHDVAFWARSFLQDLERACREHVRRRCWGIGFGLGFRVVALDPSFRKLSLEHIVSAYRRTKNRAILLDYDGTMMMQSSVSTNPNMEAVKVLNTLCRDPKNVVFLVSGKDKVKLTEWFSSCENLGVAAEHGYFIRYANNAEWEISKPFPNFDWKHVAEPVMQLYAETTDGSFIEVKESALVWNYRHADRDFGSCQAKELLDHLESVLANEPVSVKSGQYIVEVKPQGINKGLVAERLLTIMQQKEMVPDFVLCIGDDRSDEDMFEVIMNAKTTPSLSPLAEVFACTVGQKPSKAKYYVDDTSEILRMLEGLSAVSENSTPHICHGPKQSIVDRDN, encoded by the exons ATGGTATCCCGATCCTATTCAAATTTACTGGATCTTGCTTCAGGCCAATTCCCTACTTTTAGTCGGGGGGAAAAGAAGTTTCCTAGGGTAAAGACGGTTCCAGGAATATTGTCGGAGCTAGATGATGAAACTAGCAATAGCGTGAGCTCGGATGCTCCTTCTTCTGTCGCCCAGGAGCGAATAATTATTGTGGGAAATCAGCTTCCAGTTAAAGTACACCGAAAAACTGATTGTGACTCGGGAGGGTGGTATTTTAGTTGGGATGAGGACTCTCTTCTTTTGCAGCTTAAGGATGGTCTAGCAGAAGATGTGGAAGTTGTTTATGTAGGGGGACTTAAGGAACAAATCGAGCCTAGTGAGCAAGATAAAGTTGCTCATACTTTGTATGAGACTTTTAAATGTGTGCCTGCATTTTTTCCTCCTGAGCTGTTCACCAAATTTTATCATGGCTTTTGCAAACAGCAATTATGGCCGTTGTTTCATTACATGCTGCCTTTGTCTCCGGAGCTTGGTGGCCGGTTTGACCGGTCTCTTTGGCAGGCCTATGTCTCGGTCAACAAGATTTTTGCTGATAAAGTTATGGAAGTAATTAGCCCTGAAGATGATTATGTGTGGGTCCATGACTACCATTTGATGGTACTTCCGACATTTCTAAGGAAGCGGTGTAACAAGGCTAAGCTCGGGTTTTTCCTTCATAGCCCGTTCCCGTCATCCGAAATTTATAGGACCCTTCCTGTGAGGGATGAAATTCTGAGAGCTCTATTGAACTCTGATCTCATTGGCTTTCATACTTTTGATTATGCCAGGCATTTCCTCTCATGTTGCAGTAGAATGCTAGGACTTTCATATCAGTCAAAGCGAGGTTACATTGGTCTTGAATACTATGGTCGCACAGTCAGCATCAAAATCCTTCCTGTTGGAATTCATATGGGCCAGCTAAGATCTGTGATGAATCTTTCCGAGACCCAAACTAGAGTTACAGAATTGAGAGAAAAATTCAAGGGTCAGACTGTCATGCTAGGGGTTGATGACATGGACATATTTAAAGGCATTAGCTTGAAACTTCTGGCAATGGAGCAGCTGCTTATTCAACACCCTGATAAGAGGGGTAGGGTTGTTTTGGTCCAAATTGCAAATCCAGCTCGAGGACGTGGGAAAGATGTGGAGGAAGTTCAGTCTGAAACGAATGCCACAGTTAAGAGAATCAATGCAACATTTGGCCGAGGGGGGTATGAACCCGTAATTTTGATTGATAACCCACTTGAGTTTTTTGAGCGAATAGCTTATTATGTAATTGCCGAATGTTGCCTTGTCACAGCAGTTCGAGATGGAATGAATCTTATACCTTATGAGTATGTAATATCCCGTCAGGGAAATGAGAATCTAAATCAAGCCTTGGGACTAGATTCTACACTACCTAAGAAGAGCATGTTGGTTGTCTCTGAATTTATAGGGTGCTCACCTTCACTTAGTGGGGCGGTTAGGGTCAATCCTTGGAACATTGACTCAGTAGCCGAAGCGATGGATTCTGCCCTAACTGTTGCGGACTCTGAGAAACAGTTGCGCCATGAGAAGCATCATAGATATGTGAGTACACATGATGTTGCATTTTGGGCTCGAAGCTTTCTGCAGGATTTGGAAAGAGCATGTAGGGAACATGTTAGAAGAAGGTGTTGGGGAATAGGATTTGGATTAGGGTTCAGGGTAGTTGCACTAGATCCGAGTTTTAGGAAGCTTTCTCTCGAGCATATTGTTTCAGCTTATAGGAGGACGAAGAACCGGGCAATTCTTTTGGATTATGATGGTACCATGATGATGCAGAGTTCAGTGAGCACAAATCCTAATATGGAAGCTGTTAAAGTCTTGAACACCCTTTGTAGAGATCCTAAGAATGTTGTTTTCCTGGTAAGTGGAAAAGATAAAGTGAAACTAACTGAGTGGTTTTCTTCGTGTGAGAACCTGGGGGTTGCAGCTGAGCATGGATACTTTATAAG GTATGCTAACAATGCTGAATGGGAAATTTCCAAACCATTTCCCAACTTTGACTGGAAGCATGTGGCTGAGCCAGTGATGCAACTATATGCTGAGACAACTGATGGATCTTTCATAGAGGTTAAAGAGAGTGCACTTGTATGGAACTACCGTCATGCAGATCGAGATTTTGGGTCATGTCAGGCAAAGGAGCTGCTAGATCACCTTGAAAGCGTGCTTGCCAATGAGCCTGTTTCTGTTAAGAGTGGCCAGTACATTGTTGAAGTTAAACCTCAG GGCATTAACAAGGGTCTGGTAGCAGAACGACTCCTGACTATAATGCAACAGAAAGAAATGGTCCCCGACTTTGTCCTGTGTATTGGTGACGACAGGTCTGATGAAGACATGTTCGAGGTGATAATGAACGCAAAAACAACTCCCTCTCTTTCGCCACTTGCTGAAGTGTTTGCATGCACCGTGGGTCAGAAGCCCAGCAAGGCTAAGTACTACGTGGACGATACCAGCGAGATTCTAAGGATGTTAGAGGGCCTTTCTGCCGTCTCAGAGAATTCGACTCCTCACATTTGTCATGGACCTAAGCAAAGCATCGTCGATAGGGATAATTAG
- the LOC141588536 gene encoding uncharacterized protein LOC141588536: protein MPDKKTSSSSSSFHPALAVSNIRNHISVTLGMDNDQYPLWVALFTNHAKSTRVLHHIIPSKGKSISPSPEDDKEQWETIDATVLQWIYATVTNDLLETIVEENSTAKECWDRLKNIFHDNQHSRAVTLEQEFSHISMEDFSTVSAYCQRLKSIADQLKNVGSPVSESRLVLQLVSGLSSAYSGVGTIIRQSNPLPPFYRARSMLTLEEAGLAKQAATGAPSAMLAKTATSGESILGRPPATTQSKSNKSWNKKKGGNKGGKGNNGGKGGSAGGNDSGQTSSPPTTAPGSPWAGGYAPWQWTQPPWGFPPCPYPTTPWTRPAAPRQFTAPRPQAYSAESPPSQTDIEQAMYTLGLTPPDARWFMDTGATSHMTSDAGNLSSYVNKSIKNGILVGNGQSIPIHGTGSTTLPKTNPQLHLNHVLHVPKLVKNLVSVRKFTTDNSVSVEFDPFGFVVKDYMTGTRLMRCDSRGELYPVTSAKTAIPHASFAAIAPSLWHDRLGHPGAPVFNSLK from the coding sequence ATGCCTGACAAGAAAACATCCTCTTCATCCTCTTCATTCCACCCGGCGTTAGCCGTGTCCAACATCAGAAATCACATCTCCGTTACCCTCGGCATGGATAACGATCAGTATCCGCTGTGGGTGGCTCTTTTTACGAATCACGCAAAATCAACACGCGTGCTTCATCACATCATTCCGTCGAAGGGTAAGTCAATCAGCCCCTCCCCGGAAGATGATAAAGAGCAGTGGGAAACGATTGATGCGACGGTCTTGCAATGGATATATGCAACCGTCACCAATGATTTACTCGAAACTATTGTTGAAGAAAATTCGACAGCCAAAGAATGTTGGGATCGACTCAAaaatatttttcacgataatcaacaTTCTCGGGCTGTCACTCTTGAGCAAGAATTCTCTCATATTTCAATGGAGGATTTTTCGACAGTCTCTGCTTATTGTCAACGTCTCAAGAGTATTGCTGACCAACTCAAGAACGTCGGTTCTCCGGTAAGTGAAAGTCGTCTTGTTCTTCAATTAGTTTCGGGCTTATCTTCGGCATACAGTGGTGTAGGTACCATAATCCGTCAAAGTAACCCGCTTCCTCCTTTCTATCGAGCTCGCTCGATGTTAACATTGGAAGAGGCTGGATTGGCGAAGCAAGCAGCTACAGGTGCCCCTTCTGCCATGCTTGCAAAGACAGCGACTAGCGGCGAATCCATCCTTGGCCGTCCTCCTGCCACCACTCAATCAAAGTCCAACAAGTCTTGGAACAAAAAGAAAGGCGGTAACAAAGGAGGTAAAGGCAACAATGGAGGAAAAGGCGGTTCTGCTGGTGGAAACGACTCTGGTCAGACTTCATCGCCTCCAACAACCGCTCCTGGTTCTCCGTGGGCTGGTGGATACGCTCCTTGGCAGTGGACTCAGCCTCCATGGGGCTTTCCTCCATGTCCATATCCCACAACTCCGTGGACACGGCCAGCCGCTCCTCGCCAGTTTACTGCCCCGAGACCTCAAGCGTATTCAGCTGAATCTCCTCCATCTCAGACAGACATCGAGCAGGCCATGTACACGCTCGGTCTGACCCCTCCTGATGCACGGTGGTTCATGGATACCGGTGCAACATCGCATATGACATCGGACGCAGGTAACCTCTCTTCTTACGTTAATAAGAGCATTAAAAATGGAATTCTAGTCGGAAATGGTCAATCGATACCAATTCACGGGACTGGCAGCACTACTTTACCTAAAACTAACCCCCAATTACACCTTAATCATGTTCTACATGTACCTAAACTAGTCAAAAACTTAGTCTCGGTCCGAAAATTTACCACTGATAATTCCGTTAGTGTCGAATTTGACCCTTTTGGTTTTGTTGTGAAGGACTACATGACGGGGACACGTCTAATGAGGTGTGATAGTCGGGGCGAGTTGTATCCAGTAACAAGTGCCAAAACTGCCATTCCTCACGCATCTTTCGCGGCTATTGCTCCATCTCTCTGGCATGATCGATTAGGACATCCCGGAGCTCCAGTTTTTAATtctctaaaataa